CGTTCTTCTCCCACTAATTGCAGATGAGTGAATCAGGCCTAAACAGAGTTAGTTCTCCTCTCTAGTTTGAGCCGTGAGTTTCACGAACGGCTATTTGTGATAAACGACAGAATGCCCCTCTTGTCGGGACATTCTGCCGGCTTCACTTCTAAATTACCAAGAGGAAACAACTGAACCTGCGAAGTTTTCTTCAATAAATTCTTTCACTTCATCAGATTGATAAATTTCAATAAGTTTAGCGACTACAGCATCATCTTTATTTTCAGCACGGACAGCAATTACATTTACCCATGGCGAATCTTCTGGTTCAATAAACACAGAATCCTCTGTTGGCACATATCCATGCTCAATGGCATAGTTCGTATTAATCGCCGCAGCTTTCACTTCATCTAATTGCCTTGGAATTTGTGATGCTTCTAGTTCTACAAATTCGAGGCCTAATGGATTTTCCTCAATATCACGAACAGTTGCCGCCACACCTGCCTCTTCGTCTAGTGTAATAAGACCAGCGTCTTCAAATAAGATAAGTGCTCGAGCTCCGTTTGTCGGATCGTTCGGAAGACCTATTGTATCGCCTTCTTCAATGTCTGCCACATCATCCACTTCCACTGAGTAGAGCCCCATTGGGAAGTTAACTGTTGTCGCCACGTCTACGATGTCTAAACCTCTGTCTTCTCTAAAGTTTTCAAGGTAAGGTTTATGTTGAAAACTGTTTACATCCAAATCACCTTCATCTAACGCCACGTTAGGCATAACATACTCATTAAATACTTCTACATTAATAGTAAGGCCTTCTTCTTCCGCTAGTTCAGCAACCTTCTCCATGATTTCTTCATGTGGACCTGCTGTGACACCGACTGAAATTTCTTCTTCAGATAAGGCTTCCCCTTCAGAGTTTCCGCCGCATGCAGCGAGTATCCCTAATAATGATACTGTTGTGATTGATAATAGTTTTTTCATGTGTTACATCCCCTTTTCTCTTTGTTTTCTTTTTTACAAGCATTTTAGACGGTGCTGCCGTTGGTTTAGTTGTAACATTCTCGCAAACTATAAAATAAGAATAATAACTGTAAGAATTTAAGATTGGGTATGACTAGAATGTTAACAACTTTTTTCTTAACCATGACTGACAGTGAGGCAAGGGCTGTTACACACTTGATATCACTTGTAATCTCTGTATAGAACAGACCACTCAGGAACAAGGATACTCACACTATCGCGCAGGCATTTTACCTGATTGAATAAACGGAATTTTATAAAAATTAAAAACAGGACACTATCACCCTTTTCCCGTTATTCCTTTAGCTTTATTTTCCTACAGGTAAAATAAAACCCCTTCTTAAATAAAATAAGAAGAGGTTTGCCTAAATCCTGTCTCTTCTTATCTTTTCAAGCTTAACGCTTGCTGGAGTTGGCACATGGACTCGAAAGTCTGTTGCCGAGGCTTCATAGGGCCAGTCCCTCCGCCTCTCTGGATAAGAAAGTGTGTTTAATTGTTTGAGTGTTATCATAACTTTACACAGTGTCAGATAAAATGTCAATTAGTTTTTTAAAATAACGTCAGTTTTTTTAGAATATTAGATCACTTTGTCGAATAATCACCAGTTTAGTCACTTTAACGAGTTGAGCATCCTTTAGTTTTTATACAGCTCGATACGTCTATCATCAAACACTGGAATAGTTTCCCTTACACGATTGACCTCATCAAGATCTACTTCTCCATATAAGATCGTCTCTTCATTGCCTGCCTCTTGAATAATATTTCCCCATGGGCCAATAATCATTGAATTGCCGCCAAAAATGTTATTAGGATCTGAACCAACTCTATTACAAGCCACAACAATACATTGATTTTCTATCGCTCTACTCACTAAGAGAGCACGCCAATGATCAATTCGTGCCTCTGGCCATTCAGCCACAACAAATAATAGCTTCGTGTTTTGCAGCATATGGGTACGAATCCATTCAGGAAAACGGATATCGTAACAGATGACGCCAGCACACAAATGGCCGTCTAGCTTAAACAGACCATCGTCATTACCTTGTTCGAGGTATTTTTCTTCATTCATTAGACGGAAAAGGTGTGCTTTACTATATTCTTTTACGCGCTTTCCTTTACGATCAACGACGAGCATTGTGTTTGTTATAGTATCACCGCTTTTTTTGGCGATTGAACCGGCAACAATATGAACGTCATATGTTTTAGCTAACGTTGAGATAAACGTCCAAGTCATCTCACCTTCGTTATCACCAATACGATCTAAATCAGTTAAATCATAACCTGTGGTCCACAACTCAGGTAGGACAATGACGTCCGCACCGCTTATTTCAACTGCTTCTCGGCAGCGCTCACTCACCTTATTGTAGTTAGCTTCAGGCTGACCAAAGGCAATATCCATTTGAATAAGTGCTATCTTTAAGGCCATTTCCCTCTCCCTCTCTTAACAACCAGTGTAAGTTGCTTTCATTCATATATGTTCGTAACGCTATTACTTAGCCAAGTTAAAGTAAGACTGAATGAAGTCTTCCAATTGACTCATCGCTGTCATTACAGCTTCCGCTGATGAGTTTTTCATAAAGTGAATGGATTCACCTTCTTTTGTAGCTGCTAATGCTGTTTTATTAAAAGCCTTAGCTAAATCTCCAGACACGTTAAGGTCAGCCAGACTAACAGGTAAGTTTAATCTCTTATAAAATGGCAATAATG
The genomic region above belongs to Bacillus sp. A301a_S52 and contains:
- a CDS encoding carbon-nitrogen family hydrolase, which encodes MALKIALIQMDIAFGQPEANYNKVSERCREAVEISGADVIVLPELWTTGYDLTDLDRIGDNEGEMTWTFISTLAKTYDVHIVAGSIAKKSGDTITNTMLVVDRKGKRVKEYSKAHLFRLMNEEKYLEQGNDDGLFKLDGHLCAGVICYDIRFPEWIRTHMLQNTKLLFVVAEWPEARIDHWRALLVSRAIENQCIVVACNRVGSDPNNIFGGNSMIIGPWGNIIQEAGNEETILYGEVDLDEVNRVRETIPVFDDRRIELYKN
- a CDS encoding MetQ/NlpA family ABC transporter substrate-binding protein codes for the protein MKKLLSITTVSLLGILAACGGNSEGEALSEEEISVGVTAGPHEEIMEKVAELAEEEGLTINVEVFNEYVMPNVALDEGDLDVNSFQHKPYLENFREDRGLDIVDVATTVNFPMGLYSVEVDDVADIEEGDTIGLPNDPTNGARALILFEDAGLITLDEEAGVAATVRDIEENPLGLEFVELEASQIPRQLDEVKAAAINTNYAIEHGYVPTEDSVFIEPEDSPWVNVIAVRAENKDDAVVAKLIEIYQSDEVKEFIEENFAGSVVSSW